The Pantoea cypripedii genomic sequence GCACCGGAAATCCTCGCCAGCGGCGTGCTGACGCGCACCGACCTCGGCCTGCTGGCCACGTTGTTCTACTTCACCTATGGTCTGTCAAAATTTTGCTCCGGCATTATCAGTGACCACTGCAGCGCGCGCTATTTTATGGGGCTTGGGCTTATCGCCACCGGCATGGTGAATATTCTGTTAGGGTTTTCCACAGCGTTATGGGTGTTTGTCCTGCTGTGGATGATGAATGCGTTTTTCCAGGGCTGGGGTTCTCCGGCCTGCGCGCGTTTGCTGACCGCATGGTATTCCCGCACCGAGCGCGGAGGCTGGTGGGCGCTGTGGAATACGGCGCATAACGTCGGCGGTGCGCTGGTGCCGATCATCGGCGGCGCCGTGGCGCTGCTCTACGGATGGCGGACCGGCATGATGATGGCCGGTGGCCTGGCGATCTTTACCGGTTGTTTGCTGTGCTGGCGTCTGCGCGACCGTCCGCAAACCATAGGCTTGCCCGCTGTGGGCGAGTGGCGCCAGGATGCACTGGAAGTGGCCCAGCAGCAGGAAGGCGTCGGACTCACCCACCGGCAAATCCTGTACAAATATGTGTGGGCAAATCCCTACATCTGGCTGCTGTCACTCTGCTATGTGCTGGTGTACTTCGTTCGGGCCGCGATCAATGACTGGGGCAATCTGTTTATGGCGGAGACGCTGCAGGCAGATATTGTCACCGCCAATTCTGCCGTCACCCTGTTCGAGCTGGGTGGATTTTGCGGTGCGCTGGTGGCGGGCTGGGGGTCGGATAAACTGTTCAACGGGAACCGCGGCCCTATGAACCTGATCTTCGCTGCCGGGATTATGCTCTCTGTCGGCTCGCTGTGGCTGATGCCGATTGCCAGCTACACCATGCAGGCGGCCTGTTTCTTCATTACCGGCTTTTTCGTTTTCGGCCCGCAGATGCTGATTGGTATGGCCGCGGTGGAATGTTCACATAAAGCCGTGGCAGGTGCGGCCACCGGATTTGTCGGGTTGTTTGCCTACCTGGGTGCATCACTTTCTGGCTGGCCACTGGCAAGGATCATTGATATCTGGCACTGGAGCGGCTTCTTTATCGTTATTACCCTTGCCGCCGGTATATCCGCCCTGCTCTTGCTGCCGTTTCTTCATGCTCAGACGCCGCGTGAGAGCGATTCTCAACCTCAATAGATCACTTTCTCATTGGGTCAGATGATAGATCTGAAAGATTATCTTGCTATGAGCAGGACGGGTAGAAAAAGACAGGAAATAGACTGAGTTAATCAAATTTTGGAGATTTATCTCTGATAATTCCCGCCACTTATGATGATGTCTTTATCATTCCCTTTTGATTTAAAAAAATCTTTATTTGTAAAGATAAATAACAAAACTGATATTTGCTTCATAACCAGGCA encodes the following:
- a CDS encoding MFS transporter — its product is MFDFTRGQSALDRRYHYWRCRILANIWLGYAVFCFTRKSFNVAAPEILASGVLTRTDLGLLATLFYFTYGLSKFCSGIISDHCSARYFMGLGLIATGMVNILLGFSTALWVFVLLWMMNAFFQGWGSPACARLLTAWYSRTERGGWWALWNTAHNVGGALVPIIGGAVALLYGWRTGMMMAGGLAIFTGCLLCWRLRDRPQTIGLPAVGEWRQDALEVAQQQEGVGLTHRQILYKYVWANPYIWLLSLCYVLVYFVRAAINDWGNLFMAETLQADIVTANSAVTLFELGGFCGALVAGWGSDKLFNGNRGPMNLIFAAGIMLSVGSLWLMPIASYTMQAACFFITGFFVFGPQMLIGMAAVECSHKAVAGAATGFVGLFAYLGASLSGWPLARIIDIWHWSGFFIVITLAAGISALLLLPFLHAQTPRESDSQPQ